The nucleotide sequence GCTAGAAAGAATGCCATGTGAGCGATGGAGCCCAGCGCTACCGTAGTTCAAACTTCAACGTACCTAGCTAGGCAAAGAAAGTAAGTAGGTAAGCCGCATAACCATGTCCTTATCGAGGCGAATGAGCTCTGCTACTAGAATCTCTCGGCTCTCGTCCACTGACACCCAGTCAAAGTATTGCTTATAGATAAGCACGAGACAGGAGCAGAGTGCAATGAAACGCAAGACAGCCATCGACCTGGCAAACGACGGTGTCTCTTCACGCTTGTTGGTGTGTCAAGACGACGCTTACCAACAACGCGTCACTCGCTTCGCTTCGATGTTGTCTTGGCTCGCCCGTACAACCATAAACCATATCCCATTTCGCAACAAGCTACATTCTCGAGTACAGCATGCCTGACAGCACCGCTGTCTGGGGCCCAGCAGCCCAATTGTGGTTCCCAAATCCGAACCCATAGACCGTGGCTTATGATTACCCACTGGGTATCAATAGATGTTAACTTCAATGCAAGCTACCAGGGGACGAGCAAATCGCCCTGACGATCTTGGTGACGCCGGGGTATATACTGTCAGATGTCGACGGCACTCTCGATAACTAGCGACGATGTTCCTTCGTCCAATTCACTGTCGACCCATAAAACAGGTATATGTTAACGGCTCGTTGCGATTCCTGCTGGATAAGCAATGCCCAACCAGGAAGCAAAGAAGCACGGGTCAATGTCATGCCTGGGGCGAGGACGCAGATACAATTCATGCAGCGCGGATCATTGCATTGCTGTAGTTACCCGATGATACTGTGTTGCCTGGTACAGCTccctcggggagcaagaaacatcagaccttgggatagggtgtcaaaataaacttagcaaatggtatcctaaacttataccATGCTACCCAagcctttttgtcatttaggatcaaggtcctgccTGGgatttctttcctcccctagagcCTGATAGAAGTtgactatattaatatcgcCACCCATGCACAGTTTGTTTATCATGTGCTGATTATACCTTAGGTACGTGTTGACCTTTGGAGAGTGAAGTTGTAGTTGAATCGACACGTAAAGAATAGAAAGGGGACAGGACGCACATGCTGTCACTTTTGGAGTAAAGATAAGCATCCATTAGATACAAATCATCGATAACAAGGAAGAGACAGACGCAAGTTTTGTGAAAACAGAGAGAGAGGTACAGTACACACACATCAATATTCGAGTTGGCTGTCCACGTTTCACCCCATGCGCTTATGACGTGTATACAGCAATGCCGCCGCCCCTCTATCTTCATACACCTCACCAACAGCACAGCCTAGCCAACAAGCGGGCATCCTTGTAACTCGTACGGAAACTCGCTACCCCACTAAGCCTCCTGGCCTCTCAGACTCACAGGGCAGCTACATCATACCCAACCTAACTGCTCTCAAGCCCCCCCCAATCAGGCACAATCATCCATCAATCCCTAAAATCCCCTGCTGCCACCGctactgccactgccactgctacTACTACCCATTGTTACCACCCGAGTTAGGACCCTGCCCGTGGCTCCTCCAATAAATCCCCCCGCCATTCTCGCTCGATCTTGGTCCTTTTCAAAACGAACTCTTTGCTTGTCTAAATACCAAGAGAGCAGCACTGTACGGATACACATCTTTCCTTCGATCCGATCCTCACACCTTCTCTTGTGGTCTCGACCTTAGCGTATCAGCATTACCTCTTTCGCCATGAACCCTCatcagaagaacaaggtcgATGTCAAGGTAAGCTGCCCATGGAGACCAACCAACCTCAGGCGATTCGAGCTCCCCTCTGTGCATGACTCGATGACCATGGTGCCCGTCAATGTCAATCCCTCCTCACAACATCTACACCGACGCGAGCTTCAATCGTACCGACTACTTTGCTGACGCCAACCCCTCGTTATAGTCACTCACTCCTGAGGAGCAGCGACTTTTCCGCCTCTACGGCAAGCTGCCCTCTCGATCCGACCATTTCGCCAAGCATCTCAAGGACCGCAAATACTTCGACTCGGGCGACTATGCCATGTCCAAGGCCGGCAAGGGCGACGGCGTTGATGCTGGTGCCGTCGGCTCTCAGCATCCCGTCCCCGAGAACATTCCCCACCTCTCTTCCCCGGTGAACGGCTCCGGAGCCAGCGTACCCAAGCACGCCCACCACGGCTCCGTGCCCGGCATCCAGGCTGGCAGCCCTATTAAGGAGAGcagcttcctcaagagcGAGACCAGCGCTGATGAGACCGACGGTAATGATGCCGACAAGTCCAAAGATGCAGACGCTGCTATACCTGAGCCTGTTGCCGCTGGCGGCGAGGGCATCCCAATCCGACGATAGAGCGTCGAGTGAaaatgatgaaaagaaaaGTGCGACGGAGCAGGAACAGAGAGGGagttttttttcttcttacaCTTCTTCACTGTTGTCTCGCAAAACATGGAACGTTTGTTTCTTTGATACTAAGCCTTGTGCGTGGGCTTGTGGTGGATTGCGAAATCGGTTTTGACGACTTACGAGGACCGCACAGTTGGCGTTTGGGAATTGGCAGACAATCTGGCTCGCACACACGGGGGACATATCTCGATCTGGAATCATCGGATAATGTTGTTTGAGAGCGGCAGGGTGAAAGAAACACCACACTCTCCGCAAATGGTTATCATGTTCATTTGGTCGTTTAGCTGCCTGCTTCGTTTCAGAAGCATGCTTTCTATTTCCAttgcctttttcttcttctctccctttTGTCTTAGTGTGTAGTATTACCCGGAACGTTTTGCATTTTCCCATGATATCGTCGAAATGTTCATACAATCTAAATGGTTTGCAGGTTGTGATACTCTCTTTAAGCATCCAGAGCCTTGAGCGCCATTTGCTTGGCACCGTCGAAAGTCTTGTTGCCACCAATGAAGCCAGCTGCATGGACAAAGACGCAGCCAGGAATGCCACTGATGCCATCTAGCTCAGCGTCGCGGAATCCTCTCCATGCCTCGGGTAAGGGCTTTCGGCTGACAAAGGAGTCCTTGCTCTCAGGAACGCACTGGATGCGCCACTTGGCGCCAGGCTCAGGCTTCTCAGCGTATAGAACGTAGAGCACCGAAGGAGTACCGTCCTCGAGAGCATAAAGATGATCCTTCCAGGGCACAGACTGGCCCTCGAGGACAAGCAGACGGCCCTGCTCGTCGTATTGCGTGCGCTTGGTGAAGGCTTCCTGGACAATGGTGCGGGCAGGGAGCCAAGAACCGGCGTAGCCGTCAAGATCTCTGTCGAACTCCTCGCCAATGCGGTTGCTGGCCTCGTTGAACTTGGCATCCTCAGCTGCCTGAGCCTCAGCGGGATCAGATGGCGTAGGGTCGTTCCACTTGGGGTTCAGACGTCCGACCATGGCACCAAGGCCAAAGGCGCCCTCGCTAAAGCGTTTCTCGAGACCTGCAGCGGCGACAGCAGCAGGGTCGAAAACAGAAATACCATTGTCGTGGGCATCGAGGGCTTCAACGAAGTTCTCGTACAGTTTCTTGTAAATCAATTCAACGTCGGCAGAGTCCTCGGGTTGTCCAAGGCGCTCAGCAACGATGGCGCGGCCAAAGTGCAGGAAGACAAGACCGGCGCTGGAGAGCTTTGTAGGGCGGCCGGGAAAGGTGGTTGTGAAGCCGCGCTGATGATGATCGAAACGGCGCTTCTCAGCGTCGTACTCGCCGCCAACGTCGACAACAGTGTGGCAGGTAGCCAGGACGGCAGGGTCGCGCGTACGGACAAGAGAGGCATCGCGGTAGGCGGGAAGACGGCGGAGCATGTGGACGGCGAGGGCCTCGTCAGCGTGGAAGTGGCCATTGTGGGTACCAATGAGAGGACCGTTACCCGTGGTCTTGACGCGCTTGGATGCTGATTCggccatggtgttgaagaggcgACGGAGCATGTACGTCTTTGGTGGTTTGTCGTAGTTGTtatgtaggtacctaggtaggtaggtatgaaattgaggaggaggcagaAAAAGTTGTCGAAGTTATCAAGGTGCGGGGGACAAAAATAAGTGGCACAAATGATGAAACAAAACCGCAACGATTTGTAGTGGCGTTAACGTTATAATTGGCTCTCCCCCCTcccaaaaaaaaaattcAAAAAAATCTAGACAGTTTAATATCATCAAGGCCCTCTATAGATAGTGTTATTCAATACCTAACTTGACTGATAATTCTGTCAAGGTACTGCATTATAGGTACCTATTCTATATTTCGTGTGCTTTTTATGAACCGGCGCAGTAAGGTATACAGGATCTCTACTCCATATACCTATCTCACAAGCGAACCCAGGTGCATCCGTAGTCTATGTCAGGTTTCTTGAATACTAACTTAGGCCTTTGGTGTACATATGACTTTGCCTCAACTTGgtagataaataaaatttagtAGGTGAAGTACCTGGTATATCCATGTATTCGTTCTGCCTGCAGCTTCATAGTACAGGGCAGTTCTGAACCAATCACAATTGATGAATTACATAGTGCTGACCCGCCCATGGAGCTACTACGAGATCTCGAAATAGAGTATTACCGGTATATGCTGTAAATgcccatcctcatcttgatATTGACACCATGGACCCCGAGAATCTAATATCACAGCCTAGTGTCAGTCCcgatttatacttttacaCCCTTGTCATCTATGTATGATCCatacaccatcatcatccatggtCAATTTCATCGAATCCTCATGCTTTAATCTCAAACACATCCAACCTACCAGAGACAAGAGAAAATACAGGGCCCTAAAGCGTGGTCGGATTTCCACCTTAGTAGCGAGCACCTCACAACGCAACACATGGTCCGAGCAGCCATGTGGCCCCGGGTATTTCAAAATTCGGTCCCAGGCCAAAAGTCACAGCGCATGTATGTTTCTTCAGCAGGATACAGGGCGGTGTGAGTGCGCCAACAACAGGTGACTTTGATGCCAACCATCTGAACCCGAGTATCAAGTTACGTTATGCTTCGCTATGTTACGTTCCTCTAATCTATACGTACATAATCAATCAACCGATCAATCCCCTCGTTGTTTATATCATACGCCTCATTAACAGCACTAAAAGAAACAAGGGATGGCAAGCCCGCCGCTCTGCTACTTTTAGAACAGTCGGTTTTGAAGAACAAAAGAACAGACAACCCGAAATGAATCCACTGGTACGCCTTAGGTatcatgcaatgcaatgcacaAAAAACACAATTCGGCCAAAACGCTCGTTCCGCTGTCGTTCCACTGCTGCCCTGATGCACCTGGTGACTTTGCTTTGGCGAGTCATGACTCGTTTCTGACAGCTTTGACTTATGCACTGCGGCCCGGACAAATCTTCAGACCGTATTGCCAGTATTGCCCTGGGAGGCAATTAAGTATTGGGTTGCATCCGTGTGAGGGGGGTCCACGCGGCTCCGACAACTGTGTCAATTGGCATAGAGGTCCGGACATATTAAGCGCATGTAAACATATCGCTGCTTCGACTGGCCCGAGTCGGTAATGAGATTTAGAAAAAAGTACAATCCAGAAGAAAGGAAGCAATATAGTCCTGATCGACAGCACTGATACATCTTAACCAGATGATGgcatgaagaagacatgatgaggctgaggctgaggctgaggctgaggctgagttATCGCCCGGAAAATATCTGAACCCCATTTTATAGTCGTGTATATCTTGATAAATGTCGGATGTCTCCGTGTAGCAAGTTCCGATTCCAGATCACGCTGAATTAGAGAATGAGCTGCTTGAGGTTGCGTTGGATGATCATGTCTTGGACTGAGGCCATTGTGATTTTGAGCAGGTTCGTATCGGTAGCATTGGTGAAATGGCCATAAATCTCCTTCTCGGTGTTTCGGTTTAGAGCCTTGAATTTGTCTAGGAAGTACTTGCTCGCCGCCTTGTAGTCGTCCTTGGGTCCGTGGTAATCGGTGAACCCGTGGTTCGTGATAGGGCTCTTGgggagcttctccttgaacaGATCCATCTTATTCAGGAACAGGATCAGTGCTGATCTGGCAAACCAATGCGAGTTGGCAATCGACTCCCAAAGCATGAGCGCCTCGTTCATTTGGTTCTGTGTCACTGTTAGCAGGGTATTCAAAGCTTCCTGTCTGATTTCATCTTTTACTGACCCCATCCTTGTCCTCAACCAAGCACTGGTCATAACCACTAATTGCGACCAAGAACAATAGGCAGTTGACATTCTCAAAGCAGTGAATCCACTTCTTTCGTTCTGAACGCTGGCCACCAACATCAAACATTCGGTAGGTTAGTTGGCCGAGGTCGAAGATGGTCTCTGTGATACCAGTAGTTCGCAATCGCGATCGAAGAAGATCCTGGTCATCCGGGACATAATCCTCTCCCCAAAGTCTATCGATGTCTTCGATGAAGCTTTAGAACATGTTAGCGCCAAGAACTTCACGCCATGCCATCATACAGCACGTACTAGGTCAGGTTGTCGTGTAACGCATATTCGTTACCCATCCCAATGGCCGCTCGAACGCCATTGTCTACCCACAGGGCTTTGATGGGCTCGAGATAGTCAGCCGGCATAGGGTCGTGAGGGCTAATTTCGTGATCGACAAGGATGTGGGCCATATGTTTCTGCAGCATCTGTTAGTAATTGGGCATGTCTCACTCCTCCACCTCACTCAAAATTGCCGTCGGAACCGTAGCTTAGGCAGTCATAGCGGGGAGGAAGTACTTGACTTACCTCGTTGTCGGGGTTGTCGAATTGGAGATCGTGCTCATTCATTGCCTCGGCAATAACTTTGAAAGACTGAACAATGTTGCTAAAGATGACGGGCTTCCATTCCAGCTTTTCATTTTTGCTGAAGCCTTGAGAGTAAATAAGCTTCATCTGCTTGAGTACAGTTGACTTTCCAGATTCTCCAGCACCTGTTGGACGCGCATGGCATGTCAGTTTTATCTGTGCGAAAGCGCGGCCAGATCAGTCCTACCTAGCAAGAGAAGCTTGACCTCCTTGGAcagcctcttctcatcctggcGAAGCTGCTTGTCGATATCACGAGATCGCGCGAGACCGCGATCGCCCTTGTCCCGACTTCCAAAGCACATTATGGGGGTTTGAGGTGGAATTGTGGCGTAGGGTGAGGTTGATTGGGTGGGAGTAGATATGCAAGGCAAGTCGAAAATGGATGCCGTCTCTCGATGGAGTCGGAAACTCGGTTCGGTTATCGCAAGCGAGTAGAGTGAGACAGATCAAACAGAAGCCGAAGTATTAGATTTGAGGATCGTTCAAAGGTCAATGCTGTTACAAGAGCATGAGACGAGCCGGCAGACAAAGTCGCGAAAACGCCCGGGAACTCGGGGTTTGGGCTATGTATTCGATAGAAGAATCGGTCTGGGTGGTGCGAATGAAGAAGTCTCGACGGAATCAGCGTAAGTGGTAAAACCAAGTTGCTCGATAGTAGAGTAATCCGTTTCCCGTTGCCTCGGGAGTAGTGCCTCGATTTAAGTTGCGTATGTTGGATGAGGAGGGGGATTAGAGTCGATTGAGCTGGATAGGCGAAAGGACTGTCTGTATAGATAGAGCGGACAAACCAAGCCAGGCCAGAGAGTATTTCTGAGacagggaagaagaagaggaggagaagagacgGGTCGTTTAGGTATTAATtaacaacaacatccatgACAGGCGCGACATGGGCAGGCATGGGCgtgggcatgggcatgggcgaaagaaaaaaaaaaaagaggctaATTTAATGGAACCTGAGGTCACTGTACGATTTATGACGGGATGAGCCTTTGGGGACCAGGTAGCCAGGCCAAGGGCATGGCACCTCAGTCACTGAACGGAACGGCACAGCAGGAACAGGCTCACTGGCGGGGGGGAGTTCCCGCCTGTTAGTTCCCCGTCGCAAAGTGCAGGGTCTCGATACCCAACTTTTTGTTCTGTGCTAGCGagctgtacggagtacatcaGTACATACAGCACTTGGACTTACAGCCAGGTCAGCTCCATATTTTAGTGGCCGGGCAGCACCTGGACTGAAAGTCTGAAAATGGGCGCCTGGGCTGGCGTGAGAGTGGATTGCTGGGCGGCGGAGGGAAGCAGCTGCACCAATAGAATACGTGCTTTTAAACGATGCCGTTCCCGGCGATACCAAGGTACGGATGGATAGCTTCTTGGGTTCTCCATTGAAGAGAGAACCAACCAAAACAATCGTAGCGACataatacatacataccgAAATGGTACGTCGCAGGTAGCAGGTCCTGCCTGGCCTTGTCGTTCCCAGGTTTATCCCCGTTCCCGGCACCCGACTAGGTCGCCCAAAAGCCCCTTGAAACACCACATCCTTTTTGGTGGTTGAGATGTTGAAAAGCTGATAGACTGTGAAATGTTGATGTgatcctcttttctttttctttcttttgccTCAATCTCCAGCTGCAATACGACTCTGGGAGACATCTCGCAGGCTAGAAGCCTCCACTTGGCCACAgtagactacctacctaacctTACATATACCTAAGCACTTGCTAAGGTGCTGTAGTCTACCTTACTTTATGTACCTGTGCACCTCGAACCAGAAGCAACAGATGATGCATCGCTTGTCGATTCTCAATAAACCCCATCCACCACGaggtgtgtgtgtgtgtgtgggTGCCGTGACATgcaatgccatgccatgccatgcagTACCATGCAGTGGCCACATGCCGGTGCTGCCGCTCCAAGGTCAAAGCTGAACATGAAGCAAGCTCACGATTATGATAAGAATTGCTTCATGTCTTGGTCTGTGTCTTACTGTGTGGATTTATATGCATACAAAAGCCCGTGCTTAAACTTGCCATGTGGTTCTTGTTTAAAGTCAGCCTGTTCTAGACACTCTTGATACATAGCTCGACGACTGATGGCCGCCACTGACACTGACTCAAGCCCTAGAAACGCCCATCAGCCATGATCGGCATGACTCTCTCTCGATGAATCGGCCGTTCCCTTGacctgccctgccctgcctgCCCTGTCTTGCCTGTACATAACTTGCTTCCAAAGACGACAAAGGACgataaagctagttaagtTACCGACGATGAATGATTCAACCCCTTTCTTGACCCCTGGCTTACCTGACTCTCACCCAAGTCTATCAtgggagagaaaaaaaactTCAGGGCCGTACCAAGAACAAATACCGTCCCTCCCGCCTGAAAATTTCCGGGTTGTTCTTTGAAACATCGGCACTAGCTTGTCTTGGATAGGTAGTTTCTTTGGTGGTTGCGGCAATGGTGGACCCATGAATGTCTCCTGTAAGTCAGTCCGTACATACTCAGTAGTCAGTAGTTGTTCAACAAGACTGTCGCCATGTCCACTGCTAGGCTCGATCCGTCTCCAGTGCTGAAGAATTTTGACCCTTATAGGCGCTACTGCATCAGGGAGAAACATCCGGAGGCACTAATTATCACCATCTGCCCATTGTggtttgagcttgagcttgatcatGAGCTTcgattgagaagagagacaacTTGGGCTCTGATGGGGCCTACGTTCTCAGCTCACCACGATACCCTCTTCTCATTGGCTTCCACGGCAAAGAAtaacatccatccatacatacatacatacatacaaccCTGACCCTTGCTCGGCTTGCAGGAGTTCGAGTTCCTGTTGCGAGAAGCCAGGTTCAGTTCCTTTCGCTAGCTGCGCCTCCACTCATCTCCGTCGACGGTTGCAGGGACTACTATTCGCTTTTCCCGTTCCCCATCGAATAATAGGggaattcttcttcttctgcccaTGCGCAATGCGACGCCAAAACACATGATACGTTGAACATATCACTTCACTACCTAGTAGCGGTTCGTCTTGTATGGCTAATAAAACCGATAGCTAGTTGATCTATCTCAGCCTCCGTATTGTCCTCGCAAGCCTCGACGTAAAGAGCAAAACTAAACTCTAGGCACATGGAATAAGCAATGTGTCTGcatactgtactgtagctTGTGACTGGCTAGTCAACCCTCTCGAGAACCTACGTCCTCAATATTGAGCCCGACCAAGGAGGCCATTACGACATATCACCTCGAACAAATCAAACCGCTAGAGAATGTTTGTAGGTTGGGAGACCATCAGGCGCAACCAGCAGCATCAAATATTAGCACTAAAACAAGAATTTGGAAACGGCATCTAAAGAGGAATAGATGCTCTCATACTGAATCCACTGCCGTGTGCGTGCTTGAGTGAAACTCCTTGACCTCGGGGCCTGGGCGAACCTAAAAGGACGACTCTTGGCCTTGCAAAAGCTCTGGCCACGTTACATGGGAGCATCCCATTCCCGACGAAGATCAGCGTCGTCTGATTGCGTTTCATTGATCGATATGTATATACGTActccatacatacatactgaAGGATGGCAGGAAAACAGGGGCAACGCAGCCGCTCTGGTCTGGCTCTTTTGGCATGTCCCGTTTGAGCAATCAGTCAGGAGAAGGGATAACAAGGGCCATTCTCGGATACGGAGCTTCCGAGATGTAGACATAACGACAGCATTGGTCTCATTCTATCAGCATAACACAACAACAGACATCAAATACCGAGTAGAAACCAGTAATTTGTTACCAGTATTCACAGATTTTCAAGAACCCTTCAACGCTGTGCCAATGGCCCATCTCTGATTTTCATAACTCTACGGTTGATATACTCAAGCGAGATCTCATATGAATAAGGCAAAGCTTAATACTCTAGGCACCTATCTCGATTATCTATGCACCGTTGAACAGAAGCACGGCCGAGCTAGTCAGATCGTATCCAGCCACCCTgcataaccttatttatacCTAATATCATCACACTTAAAGTTTGTGTATCACTCGCGTGGCATCTTCTCCTGCTACCTCGACACGACGTTGACGCTCTGATGCCATGACTGGCGCGGTAGACTACAGTCACCTTTGTCAACTGGAGATGATTACACATTAACCGTAAATATAGGCATGATATATACCACAGTGTCACAAAACTAATGTCCTTATTGGCCAGTTTACACTGGGAACTACTCTATAGTTTTTGCTGCCTACGAATATTGATTTTTGGGCTGGCACAGTTGTAGTGGGCTTCAAGGTATTCCAACGCCATCGGATTCATGACAGTCTCACGATCTTGTCGAGTCTGTAGCCACAAACAGTCAAAACCTTTCCGTCGACATGACCAGCTTTTCCCGGAAACAAGCCACTGCCAACTCATACAGCTTACATCCACCTATCACAGTTATTAAGTCACAAAATCGTGTTGGATTCCCGCCATCGACCTTCCCAGAGACCACCTGAAACCATGCCGAAGCTGTATCTATGTTACCAAATTAGGGCATATACGCACTGCAGTAGATGAATATGGTCAAGGTCTATGGGCAATCTATAAAGCTCCTTCGGCAGTTGTGGCCCTTGAAGTCACAATGAGGCATCAGACATGTTGCTCAAGTCGACTCCACACCATGACTGATACAATATTTTACTGCGCTGGCGAGGATCTCTAGTGTGCTGCATGTTCTTGGCCGCCTACGAGAGACGATCACTGAATACCAACAGAGGCTTTGTTGAGTGGAATCTACAGGAAACTCCTGTGCTGGCCATCACCTTGACCACTCTGGCATGTGCATCAAACTCATCCCCACCCAGCAGTGTACTACTATTATGTATACCCATATTATGTATAGCCAGGGCCTTTGACTCATTTTTGGCCTTCAAAAGGAAGCAGAACCGAGTCAAATTATATGTGGGCAGGAGAATGACCGGTTCATCTAAACACTGAGTTCAGGGATCTTCTGCGCAAACATATGCCTCTCTGGGATTATTCTGCAGCTATCACAGTTGTAACGCAGATGAAAGTGAAACAGAATTTGTGTTATTAGCATCATGGCTTGTATTGAGAGGCCAGTAGGCGAAACGTCTCATCACACCTAGTTTAGTTATGCGTTAAAATGGCTGACACAGCTCGAGTATGCCTACTGCGGCAATTCAGACATTTTGAAGTTTACACAAGTATCAGATAGATTCAGCATCTTACGTGCACTACCGCTTTGTGAAGCTACTATGCTAGCTTTTGTCGAACTCTGTCTGTCTATGGCAATTATCAGTCATCGAGGAGTGCAACATGTCCACATCCTCAACGAGGGTGGCACTCTTCACACTCTGGCATCGGCCGTTCTTGGTACCATGCAGGGGCTGATTTAACTAATACCTTAAATCAAATACTTCATAACCATCACAGGAGCATTTTGACATATCTAAGCTAGGGCATCGAACAGAAGCAGTATCTAGGTATCAAATCCCATAATCATCCCATCCAACATAACAGTGGTATACGTTCTAGGCCGCCAGTTCGGTTCTCCACGAACCAGacacgaagaagaaaataatCTATCCCAAGAGATAACCCCCATCTAACGCCGTTTCCCATATAACAAATGCCGAGAAATCTGGTCCTCCCAGCTAAGACCCTTGGGCACTTACTACCAGATAAGCATGCACCCACGTACGTACTAATGCTCTAAGATCCACCACATAGGTTTGCTACATCAAACTCGGGTTCAGCTCGCAAAAATGAGGGAAACAATATAGGTGTGGCACTGGCACCAGTTACTCATAGTGCAACACACAACCGACTGACGAACATCCTCATCTAGTACCACGTGTTCTTCGGATCTAGGTTGTAGAGAATTCTACAATTCTGATTTTGACACATTTTTGTACGATTAAGAGTTTTGAACCTAGGCCCATCGGGACCAGTGACATAGTGATACTGACCGAAGAAACGCCACTGACGGGGGTCGGCGAGAGAGTAGACTTCGTCACCCCAATGCCCTTGGTAATGGAACCAAGATGTCGGTGCGTGAGGATTCGATGCCGCGGGAACAAGACTCAGAGGTTCGTATCGTTCGTCCAGGTCATGATTATCTTCTTTCGTATAGTCGTAATGATATGCGTAATTGTTAAGAGAGGGGTCCCAGAGAGGTCCCTTATCCGTGAcatccttgagaagcttgaatgGCAGGATATAAGCATGGTTTCCTGGTAGCGCGTACATTGCATGTGAGCCCACAGCTGAATAAATGACGGGTCTGCCACCGCGCTTTTCGACAGCTTCGAATGCGTACGCCTGCCCACCCTCATGCTCTGAGAAAAAGACACCACGGGGAATGCCGTGCTCGAAGCGCATCATGCAGTGCTCCCAGTCACCCACGTGGTTACCAAACCGAATGTTCAGGACAGTTTGGCCGAGGTTGTAGGAGTagaagaagaaccagaaGGCGTCAACAATGCCT is from Fusarium musae strain F31 chromosome 4, whole genome shotgun sequence and encodes:
- a CDS encoding hypothetical protein (BUSCO:EOG0926347K), which codes for MAESASKRVKTTGNGPLIGTHNGHFHADEALAVHMLRRLPAYRDASLVRTRDPAVLATCHTVVDVGGEYDAEKRRFDHHQRGFTTTFPGRPTKLSSAGLVFLHFGRAIVAERLGQPEDSADVELIYKKLYENFVEALDAHDNGISVFDPAAVAAAGLEKRFSEGAFGLGAMVGRLNPKWNDPTPSDPAEAQAAEDAKFNEASNRIGEEFDRDLDGYAGSWLPARTIVQEAFTKRTQYDEQGRLLVLEGQSVPWKDHLYALEDGTPSVLYVLYAEKPEPGAKWRIQCVPESKDSFVSRKPLPEAWRGFRDAELDGISGIPGCVFVHAAGFIGGNKTFDGAKQMALKALDA
- a CDS encoding hypothetical protein (EggNog:ENOG41); protein product: MNPHQKNKVDVKSLTPEEQRLFRLYGKLPSRSDHFAKHLKDRKYFDSGDYAMSKAGKGDGVDAGAVGSQHPVPENIPHLSSPVNGSGASVPKHAHHGSVPGIQAGSPIKESSFLKSETSADETDGNDADKSKDADAAIPEPVAAGGEGIPIRR
- the GNA2 gene encoding G-Protein alpha subunit (EggNog:ENOG41), whose translation is MCFGSRDKGDRGLARSRDIDKQLRQDEKRLSKEVKLLLLGAGESGKSTVLKQMKLIYSQGFSKNEKLEWKPVIFSNIVQSFKVIAEAMNEHDLQFDNPDNEMLQKHMAHILVDHEISPHDPMPADYLEPIKALWVDNGVRAAIGMGNEYALHDNLTYFIEDIDRLWGEDYVPDDQDLLRSRLRTTGITETIFDLGQLTYRMFDVGGQRSERKKWIHCFENVNCLLFLVAISGYDQCLVEDKDGNQMNEALMLWESIANSHWFARSALILFLNKMDLFKEKLPKSPITNHGFTDYHGPKDDYKAASKYFLDKFKALNRNTEKEIYGHFTNATDTNLLKITMASVQDMIIQRNLKQLIL